From Gottschalkiaceae bacterium SANA:
CCCTTTGCTCTTAAACGATCCGCTGTTTCTTTTGCCGTACCGGCAGCGGAACCCATGATCACAAGAGCAAGGTCTGCATCATCCAGCTTGTATTCTTCAAAGTAGCCATAGCTTTTGCCTGAAATCTTTTCGTATTCCTTGGCCACTTCCATGACTACACGCTTGGCATTTTTCACGGCTTCCGCCTGCTGACGCTTGTGCTCGATGTAGAAGTTTGATGAATCGTAAGGGCCAATGGAAATGGTCTCATTGGGGTTTAACAAGAAATGGTCTGGCTCATATTCCCCAACAAAGGCCTTCACCTTTTCATCTTCTAGGAGTTCGATGTTTTCAACCGCATGAGAGGTAATAAAACCATCCTGGCATACCATGCCTGGAAGCAATACATCCTTGTGCTCGTTGATTCGAACGATTTGAATCAGGTTGTCATAGGCCTCCTGATTGTTTTCTGAGTAAAGTTGAATCCAACCGGCGTCTCTGGCACCCATGGAATCGGAATGGTCGGCATTGATGTTGATGGGTCCCGACAAGGCACGGTTTACCACAGAGATTGTAATAGGCAGTCTTGACGACGATGCGATGTACAAGATCTCATGCATAAGGGCCAAGCCACATGAAGAGGTCGCTGTCATGGTTCTGGCACCTGCAGATTGAGAACCCACACAGGCAGAGATTGCCGAATGCTCGGATTCAACCGGTACAAACTCGGTGTCTACTTGACCATTGGCTACAAAACGAGAGAAGTACTGGGGTACTTCTGTTGATGGGGTAATGGGAAAGGCTGCAACCACGTCTGGATTGATCTGCTTCATGGCAGTTGCTACGGCTTCATTGCCGGATAATCGTTCTCTAATCACTATTTCCCCTCCTTTACCATGCTAATTGCACCAAATGGACATACATTGGCACAGATGCCACATCCCTTGCAATGATCGTAGTCAAATTCGACTCGCTTCTTTCCCTCAACAGGGATGGAGCAATCTGGGCAAACCGGCGTGCATAAAAGGCACTGCTTGCATTTTTCCTGGTCCCAAACAGGTCGCTCTGTTCGCCAGTCACCGGTAATAAATTCTTGGGCATTACCCGGCTCCCAAGTGGTTCCGCCAGGTGTAATGTCTTTCCAATTTACGTTTTGATTTATTTTTTTCATTACGCATTCACCTCTTGTAGGGTTAATTTCACAGCTGCCATATTTCCCGCAATCACTTCCGGCTTGGAAGAAAATTTATGGTGGAAAGAGGCTTCAATGCCTGAAACAAACTCGGTTTCATCCATGATTCCAGCGATCTTAACCAGGGCTGACAGCATGGGGATATTTGGAAAATTCTTGCCAATGGTCGCCACGGAAATTTTCTCCGCATCAATGACCGTAAACCGTCCCTGATAATCGCCTAAAAGGGCTTGAATCTCATCACGAGATTTCTTGCTGTTGATGAGAATGGCCCCACCGTCCTTAATGCCCTTGGCAACCTGTGCCGGTTCAATCAAGGTGTCATCAATCACCACAACAAAATTGGGGTCATAGATATTGGAATGTACCCGAATTGGGTCTTCATCAATGCGGTTGTAGGCCGTAATGGGTGCCCCCATCCGCTCTGGGCCGTACTCAGGAAATCCCTGAACGTATCTACCCGTTTCAAATGCAACATCAGCAAGCAAAAGCGCAGCTGTTTTTGCGCCTTGTCCACCTCGTCCGTGCCATCGAATCTCTATCACAATTTGACCTCCTTATAAAATACCTTCATCGACTAAAATTTCTGCCACCCATGCAGCCGCTGAACCTACAACAACTGGACACTTGTCCTTGTTGTGGGCACCTGCTTCTTCAAAGGCTGGCTTGTCTTCCAAAACTCTCAAGCTAAAGCTTCGTCCAAATATTTCTTTATGTACCTCTCCGCAAATGACGGTTCCGTAGTTTTCAATAAATCGATCATGAAGTCGCTTAGTCAAGGCATAGCACTTGTCCTTCTCCGCACGATCTCCATCGAAGTTTTCCCGCACACGGCCTGCAAAAAGACCCAGTGCCATTACGCCACCAGAATACCCGCCACATACACCGTCTCCATAGAGAGACATGCCTGCTGCAAACCCATTGGCTGCCCGGAATAGTGTTGGTTCTTCCCGCTCCAAAAGATCCAGTACTGCGGCTAGGGTACATTGGGCGCAGCCCTTGTAGTCTCGTTCGTACATATAACCCAATTCATATCCCTTGCGCATCCAGGAAAGCTTGCTTTCTTCTTCCACCAATTCTGGTGATTGATCCAACTCCATCATCATGGCAACCAATTCGGGTTGGCGATTCCATGCTGTTGCCTTTACGATTTCCCGCTTACTATCTTTAACGCCAAAGATTTCAGGATGCTTGGCTTTCAGTACTTTACCAGCAAGACCTACGCTGAAAAACGGCCAAATCCCTGCCAGACGAACCTCTTGTATTACAATATTCAAGGAAGCAAAGTCTCCCGTCCAAGCATGTAACAAGTCTGCCGATTCAATATTCTTCCACTCTTGAGTTAAACCCACTGCATAAGCGGAACCCTGTTTTTTATGGCCGTTTCTTTCCATCCAAGCAATTGCACCAGCAACGGCCTCCAATGTTTTCGTTTCCATCATTTTCGCTCCTCCCTATGAAAAATCCCCCAAAAGGGGGATTTTTTCATGCTACTTCGTTGGATCCAGCAAGATCTTAATTCCCTCTTTCCTTGAAACGGTTTCAAAGGCTTTTTCCCAATCAGTCAGTGGGAAAACGTGAGTGACAATTTTGTCTGTGCTTAATTTTCCGTTTTGAAGCATCTTTAGTGTTGTTTCCCATGCTGTTGGCACCTGTGCATGAGAACCGTATACGTCCAATTCTTTCTTCTTAATCATATGGAAGTCGAGCTCAATCTTCGTTGTGAAAACACCCATCGGTACAAATCGACCGCGGCGACGAACCACTTTCAGTGCTGTTTCAACGGCATTGACGTTTCCAGTGGCTTCAACAACAACA
This genomic window contains:
- a CDS encoding 2-ketoisovalerate ferredoxin oxidoreductase subunit alpha, producing the protein MIRERLSGNEAVATAMKQINPDVVAAFPITPSTEVPQYFSRFVANGQVDTEFVPVESEHSAISACVGSQSAGARTMTATSSCGLALMHEILYIASSSRLPITISVVNRALSGPININADHSDSMGARDAGWIQLYSENNQEAYDNLIQIVRINEHKDVLLPGMVCQDGFITSHAVENIELLEDEKVKAFVGEYEPDHFLLNPNETISIGPYDSSNFYIEHKRQQAEAVKNAKRVVMEVAKEYEKISGKSYGYFEEYKLDDADLALVIMGSAAGTAKETADRLRAKGIKAGVLKLRMYRPFPGQEIAQALSHVKAVAIMDRAESFSNMGGPVFAEVKAAMYDLETRPKMVDYIYGLGGRDVRVESITSVFADLQAIVETGETGDVYRYLDVRE
- a CDS encoding 4Fe-4S binding protein encodes the protein MKKINQNVNWKDITPGGTTWEPGNAQEFITGDWRTERPVWDQEKCKQCLLCTPVCPDCSIPVEGKKRVEFDYDHCKGCGICANVCPFGAISMVKEGK
- a CDS encoding 2-oxoacid:acceptor oxidoreductase family protein; protein product: MIEIRWHGRGGQGAKTAALLLADVAFETGRYVQGFPEYGPERMGAPITAYNRIDEDPIRVHSNIYDPNFVVVIDDTLIEPAQVAKGIKDGGAILINSKKSRDEIQALLGDYQGRFTVIDAEKISVATIGKNFPNIPMLSALVKIAGIMDETEFVSGIEASFHHKFSSKPEVIAGNMAAVKLTLQEVNA